A genomic window from Fusarium oxysporum Fo47 chromosome VIII, complete sequence includes:
- a CDS encoding UbiD decarboxylyase family, translating to MPAQNLPHLDFRSYVEALKADGDIVEINEECDPNLEVGAIIRKVVESDERAPLFNKLKGQDKNGFWRILGAPNSLRVDPKQRFGRLARHLGLPPTSSMRDILGKMVSAKTAAPIPPQIAQTGPCKECYLRLGQFDLTKLPAPLLHEADGGKYIQTYGMHVVQSPDGKWTNWSIARAMVHDQNHLCGLIIEPQHLWQIHQMWKKEGKDMPWALAFGVPPAAIMAASMPLPGGCSEAEYVGSLVGLPLKVVKCETNELHVPANSEIVFEGSCSITETAPEGPFGEMHGYVFPGEAHSSPMFKVELITHRQHAILPVSNCGRLTDETHTMIGPLAAAEIGYLLKSQGLPIKEAFSPFESQVTWVALQVDVGMLQTLKISPGEFCRRIGTLVFNDKVGYTIHRLILVGDDIDVYNFKDVIWAFCTRCRPGMDEYFFEDVAGFPLIPFMSHGNGSSGRGGKVVSDCLLPVEYTTGKNWEAADFENSFPPQLQETVLRRWEKFGFGSSE from the exons ATGCCAGCACAAAACCTCCCTCACCTAGACTTCCGCTCATACGTTGAAGCTCTAAAAGCTGATGGTGATATCGTGGAGATCAATGAAGAATGTGATCCTAATTTAGAAGTTGGTGCAATCATCCGAAAGGTTGTTGAAAGTGATGAGAGGGCACCACTATTCAATAAACTGAAGGGACAGGACAAAAATGGTTTCTGGCGAATTCTTGGTGCACCTAATTCCTTGCGTGTCGATCCTAAGCAGAGGTTTGGACGACTAGCTAGGCACCTTGGCCTACCACCAACGTCTTCCATGAGGGATATACTTGGCAAGATGGTATCTGCTAAGACAGCAGCTCCTATCCCTCCCCAGATTGCCCAAACGGGTCCTTGCAAAGAGTGTTACCTCAGACTCGGGCAATTTGATCTCACCAAACTCCCTGCTCCACTGCTTCACGAAGCTGATGGTGGAAAATACATTCAAACATATGGTATGCACGTGGTACAGTCCCCTGACGGAAAGTGGACCAACTGGTCTATTGCCCGAGCCATGGTACATGATCAAAATCATTTATGTGGTCTTATAATTGAACCGCAGCACTTATGGCAAATCCACCAAATgtggaagaaggagggaaaAGATATGCCTTGGGCGCTGGCATTTGGCGTTCCTCCTGCAGCTATCATGGCAGCAAGCATGCCTCTGCCCGGAGGGTGTTCAGAGGCTGAGTATGTCGGTTCATTAGTTGGATTGCCTCTAAAGGTCGTCAAGTGCGAAACTAATGAACTACATGTCCCTGCAAACTCAGAAATTGTTTTCGAGGGGTCGTGCTCTATCACTGAGACAGCGCCCGAAGGCCCCTTTGGTGAGATGCACGG ATATGTCTTCCCTGGTGAAGCGCATAGTTCGCCTATGTTTAAGGTTGAGCTAATCACGCATCGACAACATGCCATCCTGCCGGTGTCCAATTGTGGTCGGCTAACGGATGAGACC CACACTATGATTGGCCCACTGGCTGCCGCGGAGATCGGTTATCTTCTTAAGTCTCAGGGATTACCTATCAAAGAAGCGTTTTCCCCATTTGAATCACAAGTCACATGGGTTGCTCTTCAAGTTGATGTTGGGATGCTTCAAACCCTAAAGATAAGTCCCGGAGAGTTCTGCCGAAGGATTGGGACTCTAGTTTTTAATGACAAGGTTGGCTACACCATACATCGACTCATTCTAGTTGGGGATGATATCGATGTCTATAATTTTAAAGACGTTATTTGGGCATTTTGTACACGTTGTCGCCCAGGGATGGATGAGTACTTTTTTGAAGATGTTGCAGGTTTCCCGTTAATCCCATTCATGTCTCACGGCAATGGAAGCAGTGGTAGAGGTGGTAAAGTAGTCTCTGACTGTTTATTACCTGTTGAGTATACAACAGGTAAGAATTGGGAGGCAGCAGATTTTGAGAACTCTTTCCCGCCCCAGCTTCAAGAAACAGTACTCAGGCGTTGGGAAAAGTTCGGCTTTGGTTCTTCGGAATGA
- a CDS encoding flavo protein produces the protein MYRTSTPRRRIIIAITGATGAQIGIQVLQTLRKLHVETHLIISKWAAETIRYETDYSPAAVRALADHAYNSHDLSAPIASGSYQIDGMIIVPCSVKTLAAISSGICDDLITRAADVCLKERRRLILSVRETPLSDIHLRNMLDVSRAGAIIAPPMVGLYSRPGSIEDILNHIVGRMIDLLGLDSGNFERWEGMQKALP, from the coding sequence ATGTATCGAACTTCTACTCCTAGACGAAGAATCATCATTGCCATCACGGGGGCTACTGGCGCCCAGATTGGGATTCAAGTCCTCCAAACCCTTAGAAAGCTTCATGTCGAGACGCACCTGATAATCAGCAAGTGGGCTGCCGAAACCATCAGGTATGAGACAGATTACTCACCTGCTGCTGTGCGCGCCCTTGCAGATCACGCATATAACTCACATGATCTTTCTGCTCCAATTGCGAGCGGTTCCTATCAAATAGATGGTATGATCATAGTGCCTTGCTCAGTCAAGACTTTAGCAGCAATCAGCTCAGGCATTTGTGACGACCTTATTACAAGGGCGGCAGATGTCTGTCTGAAAGAGCGCAGACGGCTTATTTTATCAGTCCGAGAAACACCACTCAGTGACATACACCTCAGAAACATGCTGGATGTCAGTAGGGCTGGGGCAATCATTGCACCACCAATGGTGGGGCTTTACTCGAGGCCAGGTTCAATCGAAGATATATTAAACCACATTGTTGGAAGAATGATTGATCTCTTAGGGCTGGACTCTGGGAACTTTGAAAGATGGGAAGGGATGCAGAAGGCTCTCCCATGA